gaggctgggccAGAGTCAGTGCAGGGGATACTAGTCCAGGCGTGGCCAGGGTACCCAGCACCGCTGCTCCAGCCACTGCTTCCTGCAACCCAGAAGGCCACCACACTCAGTCTCCGATCAGGCTGCCTCCGCTCAAGACCACACAAAGAGCCAACCCCCAAAGGATGAGGGAGGAGCTGTCACCCACAAATGAACTATGTGACCGGACCAGCCCTCACCTGAGCTGTGATCTTGGCTGTGGCTGCCGCTGCAGCCACAGCAGCAGCAGGCGGGAGGCCTCCAGGTGTGGCAGGAGTAAGCAGGGGCATGGGGGGAGTGACAGCCTTGCCCACTCGCAAGTACTGGCCACCCAGATCAAAGAGGTTCATGGAAGACACGGCATCCTGGGACGACTGGGCCTTCTCATACTCtgcagggcaggggcagcagTGAAGGTTAGCCACAGGGCCCGGTGGGCCCCGCCCTCACCGTAATCTCTCCAAACTCACCAATGAAACCATAACCCTTGTGCTTGCCAGTTGTAGGGTCGCGGGCGAGCGTGCAAGATTTGATCTTGCCAAAGGCCTCAAATACACTCTTGATGTCATCATCTGAAAGGTCCTGGTGCACAGAAGCCACATAGATGCGGTTGAAAGCTCGTGCCTCCTCAGCCAGCTGGTCTATGATGGGCTGGGCCTGCCCTATGTTGCTGGGTCTGCCCACCtgggggagaggcacagagacCCCAGTCAGCACAGGCCTGGCCACTGCAGATTCAGGCTTCTGGAGAGGCTGCTCTGCACTGGCTGGCTAAAAACAGCATGCTCACGTGCCAACCCCAAGGCCCACCTCCTTGGCCCTCACCTTGATGTTCCTGCCTCCGAGCATCACCGAGTTCATCTGCTCCAAGGCAAGCTGCGCGGCCTCTGGGACCTCATACTCCACAAAGGCAAAGCCCTGGGTATAGGAATGTGTCATGAGACCAACAGACCCCA
The DNA window shown above is from Ailuropoda melanoleuca isolate Jingjing unplaced genomic scaffold, ASM200744v2 unplaced-scaffold9624, whole genome shotgun sequence and carries:
- the LOC100482360 gene encoding poly(U)-binding-splicing factor PUF60, with amino-acid sequence MSGRLLGSNRLNSVFTVFQMAAVTMGFGDPLSPLQSMAAQRQRALAIMCRVYVGSIYYELGEDTIRQAFAPFGPIKSIDMSWDSVTMKHKGFAFVEYEVPEAAQLALEQMNSVMLGGRNIKVGRPSNIGQAQPIIDQLAEEARAFNRIYVASVHQDLSDDDIKSVFEAFGKIKSCTLARDPTTGKHKGYGFIEYEKAQSSQDAVSSMNLFDLGGQYLRVGKAVTPPMPLLTPATPGGLPPAAAVAAAAATAKITAQEAVAGAAVLGTLATPGLVSPALTLAQPLGALPQAVMAAQAPGVITGVTPARPPIPVTIPSVGVVNPILASPPTLGLLEPKKEKEEEELFPESERPEMLSEQEHMSISGSSARHMVMQKLLRKQEVGSGGR